One genomic segment of Ignavibacteriota bacterium includes these proteins:
- a CDS encoding isoprenyl transferase, which yields MSKSLSSKDLELIETVKKNGNIPKHIAIIMDGNGRWAENKRLPRAAGHKKGVETVRTMVQSCINLGVKYLTLYTFSTENWNRPQQEISTLMRLMVRSLKNETNELNKNNVKIIAIGDSKSLPNIVQNELAQAKLKTEKNDALVLNLALSYSGRWEIVEATKRIAKNFAEGKVGFEDINEELISQNLTTAGIPDPDLMIRSGGEHRISNFLIWQIAYSELYVSKVLWPDFTCKNLIEAIEDYQNRERRFGLISKQVSDTRKKIQT from the coding sequence TTGTCCAAATCACTTAGTTCAAAAGACTTAGAGTTAATTGAAACTGTAAAGAAAAATGGAAATATTCCAAAACACATTGCTATCATTATGGATGGCAATGGCAGATGGGCGGAAAATAAAAGATTACCAAGAGCTGCTGGTCATAAAAAAGGTGTTGAAACTGTAAGAACTATGGTGCAATCTTGCATCAATTTGGGTGTAAAATATCTTACTTTATATACTTTTTCAACGGAAAATTGGAATAGACCTCAGCAAGAAATTTCTACATTAATGAGATTAATGGTTAGAAGTTTAAAAAATGAAACTAATGAACTAAACAAGAATAATGTAAAAATTATTGCAATTGGTGACTCGAAAAGTTTACCGAATATAGTTCAAAACGAATTAGCGCAAGCTAAATTAAAAACTGAGAAAAATGATGCGCTTGTTTTGAATTTAGCTTTAAGTTATAGCGGTCGTTGGGAAATTGTTGAAGCAACAAAAAGAATTGCTAAAAATTTTGCTGAAGGAAAGGTTGGGTTTGAAGATATCAACGAAGAACTTATTTCACAAAATTTAACTACTGCCGGAATTCCTGATCCTGATTTAATGATAAGAAGCGGCGGAGAACACAGAATTAGTAATTTTTTAATTTGGCAAATTGCGTATTCTGAACTTTATGTTTCAAAAGTACTATGGCCAGATTTTACGTGTAAAAATTTAATTGAAGCAATTGAAGATTATCAAAATAGAGAGAGAAGATTTGGACTCATCAGTAAACAGGTTTCTGATACCCGCAAAAAAATTCAGACATAA
- the bamA gene encoding outer membrane protein assembly factor BamA produces the protein MLGIAVEGNKTADANTIIANSGLKEGGEIEIPGDATNNAIKRLWGLGIFEDVQVLIDKKIDTGVFLLIKVKEFQRMEKVIFRGNDEIDEEDINKEISFISGQTLKPQEVKRIITKAKELYIDDGYLNSVITPQKFSFLKADTSDDEITATWVNNDNPNDLEETIYEYSPERRSNIITRIKERLLLVLDVEEGDEVIIQNISFSGNNAFEDDDLRSELDETVQDAWWRFWSSANFKKEDFVEDKKLLTTFYQKNGYRDFEILSDSVKLSDDKKFMDINLNVFEGPQYKLRNIEWIGNTVYPSAILTERLGFQKGDIYNLELFNQNLSGNQAQTDVASLYLDNGYLTYRQEATENKIGEDSIDISIKVSENNQFRIGKVEINGNDRTKDKVIRRELYTIPGDYFRRSNIFRSIQQLANLNYFNVEQLYQKGVDYRPATDSIVNLLYNVEEKSSDFINASVGYSESYGFSGSVGVTLTNFSITEPFQLGGGQIVNFSWQFGVGNYYRTFTLGFTEPWFMDTPTSLGFDLFDTRQQYIYYLRQSGISLRAGRRLTWPDDRFYLQGLLRFQYNDVIDGRSYYAEGISRQYTAGLNISRNDIDNPIFPSTGSKFLLSGELSGGPVLPGDVDYYKIEFTADWYRRLFNSNRLTFYSNLDIGYIHEIVNGTTIQPFEFFYMGGNGLVIATTPLRGYADRSVGPVSSTGLTIGGRVKTKYTAEIRAALTLEPMPIYLLAFAEAGNTFEDLPTADLFNLRKSAGIGARILINPIGLIGFDYGYGFDRKAVDGEDPKWEFHFQFGKGF, from the coding sequence ATTTTAGGCATTGCGGTTGAAGGAAACAAAACTGCCGATGCAAATACAATTATTGCAAATAGCGGTTTGAAAGAAGGCGGTGAAATTGAAATTCCCGGAGATGCAACAAATAATGCAATTAAAAGACTTTGGGGATTGGGAATTTTTGAGGATGTTCAAGTTTTAATTGATAAAAAAATTGATACCGGCGTTTTTCTTCTTATAAAGGTTAAAGAATTTCAAAGAATGGAAAAAGTTATTTTTCGCGGCAATGATGAAATTGACGAAGAAGATATTAATAAAGAAATTTCCTTTATAAGCGGACAAACTTTAAAACCTCAAGAAGTAAAGAGAATTATAACAAAAGCTAAAGAACTTTATATTGATGACGGATATTTAAACTCAGTAATAACTCCGCAAAAATTTTCATTTCTTAAGGCAGATACTTCTGATGATGAAATTACGGCAACTTGGGTAAATAATGATAATCCTAATGATTTAGAAGAAACAATTTATGAATACAGTCCCGAAAGAAGATCTAATATAATTACAAGAATTAAAGAAAGATTGCTTCTTGTTTTAGATGTTGAAGAAGGTGATGAAGTAATAATTCAAAATATTTCATTTAGCGGAAATAATGCTTTTGAAGACGATGATTTAAGATCAGAGCTTGATGAAACCGTTCAAGATGCTTGGTGGAGATTTTGGAGTTCTGCAAATTTCAAAAAAGAAGATTTTGTTGAAGATAAAAAATTATTAACAACTTTTTATCAAAAAAACGGATACAGAGATTTTGAAATTTTATCGGATTCTGTAAAACTTTCCGATGATAAAAAGTTTATGGATATCAATCTTAATGTATTTGAAGGTCCGCAATATAAATTAAGAAATATTGAATGGATTGGTAACACTGTTTATCCAAGTGCAATTTTAACAGAACGTCTTGGTTTTCAAAAAGGTGATATTTATAATTTAGAATTATTCAATCAAAATTTATCCGGAAATCAAGCTCAGACTGATGTTGCGTCTCTTTATTTAGATAATGGCTATTTAACTTACCGACAAGAAGCTACAGAAAATAAAATTGGTGAAGATTCAATTGATATTTCAATAAAAGTTTCTGAGAATAATCAATTTAGAATTGGCAAAGTTGAAATTAATGGAAATGACAGAACAAAAGATAAAGTTATTAGAAGAGAACTTTATACAATTCCCGGTGATTATTTTAGAAGAAGCAATATTTTTAGAAGTATTCAGCAATTAGCAAATTTAAACTATTTCAATGTTGAACAGCTTTACCAAAAAGGCGTTGATTACAGACCAGCAACTGATAGTATCGTAAATTTACTTTACAATGTTGAAGAAAAATCGAGTGATTTTATAAATGCTTCAGTTGGATATAGTGAATCTTATGGATTCAGCGGTTCTGTTGGTGTTACTTTAACAAACTTTTCAATTACGGAACCATTTCAACTTGGCGGCGGACAAATTGTTAATTTCAGCTGGCAATTTGGTGTAGGAAATTATTACAGAACTTTTACTTTAGGTTTTACGGAACCTTGGTTTATGGATACACCAACTTCTTTGGGTTTTGATTTGTTTGATACAAGACAGCAATATATTTATTACCTTAGACAAAGCGGAATTTCTTTACGTGCCGGAAGAAGATTAACTTGGCCGGATGATAGATTTTATTTGCAAGGACTTTTAAGATTTCAATATAATGATGTTATTGACGGAAGAAGTTATTATGCAGAAGGAATTTCACGTCAATATACTGCTGGTCTAAATATTTCAAGAAATGATATTGATAATCCTATTTTTCCTTCAACCGGTTCAAAATTTTTGCTAAGCGGAGAATTGTCCGGCGGCCCTGTTCTTCCTGGTGATGTTGATTATTATAAAATTGAATTCACCGCTGATTGGTATAGAAGATTATTTAATTCAAATCGATTAACATTTTATTCTAATCTTGATATTGGTTACATTCACGAAATTGTTAATGGAACTACAATTCAACCATTTGAATTTTTCTATATGGGCGGAAACGGATTAGTAATTGCAACAACTCCATTAAGAGGTTATGCAGATAGATCTGTTGGACCTGTGAGCAGCACTGGTTTAACAATTGGCGGAAGAGTTAAAACAAAATATACCGCAGAAATTAGAGCGGCATTAACGTTAGAACCAATGCCGATTTATCTTTTAGCATTTGCCGAAGCCGGAAACACATTTGAAGATCTTCCGACTGCAGATTTGTTTAACTTAAGAAAATCAGCCGGTATTGGAGCAAGAATTTTAATAAATCCTATTGGTTTAATAGGATTTGATTACGGATACGGATTTGACAGAAAAGCTGTAGATGGCGAAGATCCAAAATGGGAATTTCATTTCCAATTTGGAAAAGGCTTTTAA
- a CDS encoding OmpH family outer membrane protein encodes MRTTTLLLLFFITSVSLFAQNTQKIGWVDSEIILQQFPPAIKAQSDLDALTSKWSKSIDSMTTDLQSAYTEAQKQFTNMTPDKQKEVQQDLVRKEQAIQQFRQQKFAQPNGELFLKQDELLKPIKAKILDAIDKVRQQEGMSFVFDKTGDVLLLFADPQYDLTNIVLDKLKRG; translated from the coding sequence TTGAGAACAACAACTCTATTACTATTATTTTTTATAACATCAGTTTCGTTATTTGCACAAAATACACAAAAAATTGGATGGGTAGATTCCGAAATTATTTTACAACAATTTCCACCGGCAATTAAAGCTCAAAGCGATTTAGATGCATTGACTTCAAAATGGTCAAAATCAATTGATAGTATGACAACAGATTTGCAATCAGCATATACTGAAGCTCAAAAACAATTTACAAATATGACTCCGGATAAACAAAAAGAAGTTCAGCAAGATTTAGTAAGAAAAGAACAAGCAATTCAACAATTTCGTCAGCAAAAATTTGCTCAGCCAAATGGTGAACTTTTCTTAAAACAAGATGAACTTTTGAAACCAATTAAAGCAAAAATTCTTGATGCAATTGATAAAGTTAGACAGCAAGAAGGAATGTCATTCGTTTTTGATAAAACCGGCGATGTACTTTTACTTTTTGCAGATCCGCAATATGATCTTACCAATATTGTACTCGATAAGCTAAAAAGAGGTTAA
- a CDS encoding OmpH family outer membrane protein, whose amino-acid sequence MKHSKLLILSLFIFTSTSLFAQLKIGYVDSETVISQLPDAQDAQKKIDTQIGEWQKELDVLKKEWQDKFDDYEKRKLIMGNQKKAETEKELVAMEEKVESFRQGKFGVNGELYKKQEELMKPIQNKVFAIIEEVAIEKELDFVFDRSGDLIFLYAKEEYDITPDVLRKLQ is encoded by the coding sequence ATGAAACATAGTAAGCTTTTAATTTTGTCTCTTTTTATTTTCACCTCAACAAGTTTGTTTGCTCAATTAAAAATTGGTTATGTAGATTCAGAAACTGTCATTAGTCAACTTCCAGATGCACAAGATGCACAAAAGAAAATAGATACCCAAATTGGAGAGTGGCAAAAAGAATTAGATGTACTAAAAAAAGAATGGCAAGATAAATTTGATGATTATGAAAAAAGAAAGTTGATTATGGGTAATCAAAAAAAGGCAGAAACTGAAAAAGAACTTGTTGCAATGGAAGAAAAAGTTGAATCATTCAGACAAGGAAAATTTGGTGTAAATGGCGAACTTTATAAAAAACAAGAAGAATTAATGAAGCCGATTCAAAATAAAGTTTTTGCTATAATTGAAGAAGTTGCTATTGAGAAAGAATTAGATTTTGTATTTGATAGAAGCGGTGATTTAATATTTCTTTACGCAAAAGAAGAATATGATATTACTCCGGATGTTTTAAGAAAATTGCAATAG
- the lpxD gene encoding UDP-3-O-(3-hydroxymyristoyl)glucosamine N-acyltransferase, which produces MKLKLAELAELVNGRIIGNSNLEISRLSNIQDAENGDLTFLYMASYNHFLNSTKASAILVSKDIEQSNKNLTYIIVDKPNLAFQKIIIKYFSPEFSLQGIHSSAILDKNTKLEENVSVGANVFIGKNSIVGTNSKIYHNTVILENCKIGNNVMIFPNVTIRENTIIGNNVIIHSGTVIGSDGFGYTPDAHGVYHKIPQIGNVIIEDDVEIGSNVSIDRAAVGSTVISKGVKLDNLIQIAHNVKIGKNTVMSAQSGISGSTKVGDNCVFGGQVGATGHIEIADKVMVGAQSGISKSLTKSGTYFGSPAMELRSTLKLEAHIRALPNYLERIKKLEERINQLENESLKLKENI; this is translated from the coding sequence ATGAAACTAAAACTTGCAGAACTTGCAGAACTAGTAAATGGCAGAATAATTGGCAATTCAAATTTAGAAATATCAAGATTATCAAATATTCAAGATGCTGAAAATGGTGATTTAACTTTTTTGTATATGGCAAGTTATAATCATTTTTTAAATTCTACAAAGGCATCTGCAATTTTGGTTAGTAAAGATATAGAGCAATCCAATAAAAATTTGACTTACATAATTGTAGATAAACCAAATCTGGCATTTCAAAAAATTATTATAAAATATTTTAGTCCGGAATTTAGTTTGCAAGGAATTCATTCTTCTGCAATTTTAGATAAAAATACAAAACTTGAAGAAAATGTTTCGGTTGGTGCAAACGTATTTATCGGAAAAAATTCTATAGTCGGTACAAATTCTAAAATTTATCATAATACAGTAATTTTGGAAAATTGTAAAATTGGAAATAACGTAATGATTTTTCCAAATGTTACAATCAGAGAAAATACAATAATTGGAAATAATGTAATTATACATTCCGGAACTGTTATTGGATCGGATGGATTTGGTTACACTCCGGATGCGCATGGAGTTTATCACAAAATTCCACAAATTGGAAATGTTATAATTGAAGATGATGTAGAAATTGGTTCAAACGTTTCTATTGATAGAGCTGCGGTCGGTTCAACAGTAATTTCAAAAGGAGTTAAGTTAGATAATTTAATTCAAATTGCACACAATGTTAAAATCGGTAAAAATACTGTAATGTCGGCGCAGAGCGGAATTTCGGGAAGTACAAAAGTTGGAGACAATTGTGTTTTCGGCGGACAAGTAGGCGCAACCGGTCACATAGAAATTGCCGATAAAGTTATGGTTGGCGCACAAAGTGGAATTTCAAAATCATTAACTAAATCCGGAACTTATTTTGGCTCACCGGCAATGGAATTAAGATCAACTTTAAAATTAGAAGCACACATTAGAGCACTCCCAAATTATTTAGAAAGAATAAAAAAATTAGAAGAAAGAATTAATCAACTTGAAAATGAATCGCTAAAATTAAAGGAAAATATTTAA
- the lpxA gene encoding acyl-ACP--UDP-N-acetylglucosamine O-acyltransferase: protein MEIKIHQTALIGKNAQIGNGTIIGPYSIVEDDVIIGENCIIGPNVGIYEGARIGNRVKIYQGASVSNHPQDLKFANEESVFEIGDDTVIREFVTLHRGTKESKISKVGNNCLLMAYAHVAHDCIVGNNCILANSVQLGGHVELGDWVILGGGSLVHQFGKIGQHAMLGGGYRAVVDVPPYVLAAGDPLKFEGLNTIGLRRRGFTNDEISKLKNLYSIIFMQELNLTQAKEKIISDFPNDKLAESILTFLAKSKRGIIKK, encoded by the coding sequence ATGGAAATTAAAATTCATCAAACAGCACTTATAGGTAAAAATGCCCAAATTGGAAATGGAACAATTATTGGTCCATATTCTATTGTAGAAGACGATGTTATAATTGGAGAAAACTGTATTATTGGTCCTAATGTTGGGATTTATGAAGGAGCAAGAATTGGAAACAGAGTAAAAATTTATCAAGGCGCATCTGTTTCTAATCATCCGCAAGATTTAAAATTTGCAAACGAAGAATCAGTTTTTGAAATTGGCGACGATACAGTAATTAGAGAATTTGTAACTCTTCACAGAGGAACAAAAGAATCTAAAATTTCCAAAGTGGGAAATAATTGTTTGCTGATGGCTTACGCTCATGTTGCTCATGACTGCATTGTTGGAAATAATTGCATATTAGCAAACAGTGTTCAGTTAGGCGGTCATGTAGAATTAGGAGATTGGGTAATTTTAGGCGGCGGTTCGCTCGTACATCAATTTGGAAAAATTGGACAGCATGCAATGCTTGGCGGAGGATACAGAGCTGTTGTTGATGTTCCGCCTTATGTTTTAGCTGCTGGTGATCCTCTTAAATTTGAAGGCTTAAATACAATTGGATTGAGAAGAAGAGGTTTTACAAACGATGAAATATCGAAACTGAAAAATCTTTACAGTATAATTTTTATGCAGGAATTGAATCTCACTCAAGCAAAAGAAAAAATTATAAGTGATTTTCCTAATGATAAACTTGCGGAATCTATTTTAACATTCCTTGCAAAAAGTAAAAGAGGAATTATTAAAAAGTGA
- a CDS encoding lipoate--protein ligase family protein, which yields MKWNLIEYQTFTGKFNMDFDLQLVKNCSSQESFLRFYGWNPHCVSIGANQSYEDINKSLAEINNIDIVKRPTGGRAILHSEELTYSVIIPNNKNVSGRFIYEQISEAIVLGLQNFDSGLSQVMLENIQPNFSDLLNEPSGSLCFASTAKSEIKFNGKKLVGSAQRKIGNKILQHGSILIGSNHKNIVDYLNIAEQNKSKLKNEMKDKTTEISTILNRDIDIIELQQNIILGFENIFKTEFAKTEPILLPI from the coding sequence GTGAAGTGGAATCTTATTGAATATCAAACTTTTACCGGAAAATTCAATATGGATTTTGATTTGCAATTAGTAAAAAATTGTTCTTCTCAAGAATCATTTCTGAGATTTTATGGATGGAATCCGCACTGCGTTTCTATTGGCGCAAATCAATCCTACGAAGATATAAATAAATCTTTAGCAGAAATAAATAATATTGATATCGTTAAACGTCCAACTGGCGGAAGAGCAATTCTCCATTCAGAAGAATTAACGTATTCTGTTATTATTCCAAATAATAAAAATGTTAGCGGAAGATTTATTTATGAACAAATTTCGGAAGCAATAGTTTTGGGATTACAAAATTTCGATTCCGGATTATCACAAGTTATGCTGGAAAATATTCAGCCAAATTTTTCTGATTTACTGAATGAACCATCCGGTTCGTTATGTTTTGCAAGTACCGCAAAAAGTGAAATTAAATTTAATGGAAAAAAACTTGTTGGTAGCGCTCAAAGAAAAATTGGCAATAAAATTCTTCAGCACGGCTCAATTCTTATCGGAAGTAATCATAAAAATATTGTTGATTATTTAAATATTGCAGAACAAAATAAATCCAAATTAAAAAATGAAATGAAAGATAAAACAACAGAAATTTCAACAATATTAAATAGAGATATTGATATCATTGAACTTCAGCAGAATATAATTTTGGGATTTGAAAATATTTTTAAAACTGAATTTGCAAAAACTGAACCTATTCTTCTTCCAATCTAA
- the rfaE1 gene encoding D-glycero-beta-D-manno-heptose-7-phosphate kinase, translating to MISLTRLEQIEENLGNHKIAIIGDMMLDGYFWGDVSRVSPEAPVPVVEIENEFFRFGGAANVAININKLGGISLPIGIIGDDSDGETFLKLMEKEKINNSGIFKDSERPTTTKTRVIAGKQHVVRIDRESKNYLSKIFEQKILDFLDQNINSISAIILQDYNKGVLSEVLIEQIIKLANEKNKIITVDPKFINFSKFKNVTLFKPNRKETEDVLGIRINSDKDISSAGKKLLEILNAKYILITLGEKGIALFEEGKDEIRISTKAKKVADVSGAGDTVISTLTLALASGASINEAAYIANFAAGIVCEEVGIVPIEKEKLFNIIRESLK from the coding sequence ATGATTTCTTTAACACGACTTGAACAAATAGAAGAAAATTTAGGCAATCATAAAATTGCAATTATTGGCGATATGATGCTTGACGGATATTTTTGGGGTGATGTATCAAGAGTTTCTCCTGAAGCGCCGGTTCCCGTTGTTGAAATTGAAAATGAGTTTTTCAGATTTGGCGGCGCAGCTAATGTTGCAATAAATATTAATAAGCTTGGAGGAATTTCATTACCAATTGGAATTATTGGAGATGACTCTGATGGCGAAACCTTTCTTAAGTTAATGGAAAAGGAAAAAATTAATAATTCCGGAATATTTAAAGATAGCGAAAGACCAACAACAACAAAAACAAGAGTTATTGCCGGTAAGCAGCATGTTGTGAGAATAGACAGAGAAAGTAAAAATTATTTAAGCAAAATTTTTGAACAAAAAATATTAGATTTTTTAGATCAAAATATTAATTCAATTTCAGCTATAATTCTACAAGATTATAACAAAGGTGTTCTAAGCGAAGTGTTAATCGAACAAATTATTAAGCTTGCAAATGAGAAAAATAAAATAATTACAGTTGATCCGAAATTTATTAATTTCAGCAAATTTAAAAATGTTACGTTGTTTAAACCAAATAGAAAAGAAACAGAAGATGTTTTGGGAATTAGAATAAATTCGGATAAAGATATTTCTTCTGCTGGAAAAAAATTACTAGAAATACTAAATGCAAAATATATATTGATAACATTAGGTGAAAAAGGTATTGCACTTTTTGAAGAAGGTAAAGATGAAATTAGAATTTCAACGAAAGCAAAAAAAGTAGCCGATGTTTCCGGTGCTGGGGATACGGTTATTTCAACATTAACATTAGCATTGGCAAGTGGTGCTTCAATTAATGAAGCCGCATATATTGCAAATTTTGCTGCGGGAATTGTTTGTGAAGAGGTTGGCATTGTTCCAATAGAAAAGGAAAAACTTTTTAATATTATCCGGGAATCACTAAAATGA
- the rfaE2 gene encoding D-glycero-beta-D-manno-heptose 1-phosphate adenylyltransferase, with product MKNALISLDELLDIRRILKQNNKKVVFTNGCFDILHAGHVDYLTKARECGDVLIIGLNSDKSVREIKGEKRPIVTQEERAYILNSLKCVDYVVLFEEPTPKELIDKIVPDVLIKGGDWAIENIVGRDIVEANGGEVKNIQFVTSQSTTNIIKKVLDSYNE from the coding sequence ATGAAAAATGCATTAATTAGCTTAGATGAACTTTTAGACATCAGAAGAATATTGAAACAAAATAATAAGAAAGTTGTATTTACAAATGGATGTTTTGATATTTTGCATGCCGGTCACGTTGACTATTTAACAAAAGCTAGAGAATGCGGCGATGTTTTAATTATTGGTTTAAACAGTGATAAATCGGTTAGAGAAATTAAAGGTGAAAAAAGACCAATTGTAACGCAGGAAGAACGAGCATATATTTTAAATAGTTTAAAATGCGTTGATTATGTAGTTTTATTTGAAGAACCAACTCCTAAAGAATTAATTGATAAAATTGTTCCCGACGTTTTAATTAAAGGAGGCGATTGGGCAATTGAAAATATTGTTGGACGAGATATTGTTGAAGCAAATGGCGGTGAAGTAAAAAATATTCAATTTGTTACTTCTCAATCAACTACAAATATTATTAAAAAGGTTTTAGATTCTTACAATGAGTGA